A section of the Styela clava chromosome 9, kaStyClav1.hap1.2, whole genome shotgun sequence genome encodes:
- the LOC120339539 gene encoding molybdenum cofactor sulfurase-like gives MEEFSSKIESLRETEFSRLVDQVYLDHAGSALHGSSQIESYAHALENNLLGNTHSKSSSSELMGDIISHVRNKVLESFNVTDDEFDVIFTSGATEALKLVGEYFDWGPGSTFIYLEDNHTSVVGIRELAAMKNASSYCLSPVMKDSNCNIYDLSQYDCKLVKSVQTEGDQVCQDSSSCLFAFPAMSNFSGVKYPLTWIKDFQNDNLSMNLKLSSSDSRWYVLCDCAAFCSTSPFDLKQNPADFITISFYKIFGFPTGLGALLIKKSSTNVLCHKRYFGGGSVAGWLASDDFFLPKPDVHEKMEDGSSNFLGILALKHGFDFFYRLGLDGKSIQMYTFTLWQKLHNDMIQLKHWNESPVVKIYRYRDSGRTDSSKQGPILAFNVMRSDGSFVGFNHVMQLANNCKIHLRGGCCCNLGACSSMLGISCEVMLKAYQDGHVCGDKIDLIRGQPIGIVRISLGYCSTQKDIEKFIEFLSENFVEKSVDNLRSDLNNLSLSSKNGTIILEKIVVYPIKSCQGMEVNSWEICETGLLYDRMWMIVDENNATVTLKKNSKLVLIYPYIDVENSNPILVLEANGFDRIQVPIILENPSRTLHPNPCCETKVCGDKVEGFDCGNDVSDWLTKVLGKRHRLLQKDFAKPRLTKSAQEIKNGAPQISLVNWAQYLLLNRSSIEYLYNKTEIETNNSQDQSKLIDSFMKRFRGNFIISGADPLAEDTWNDIVVHSESRDIRFTNGDHCNRCGLICVDPENGIKHGNPLKVLAQLKTPDNTRRKATLGVYFQHELALSSSTTISTNCKISVFKAVS, from the coding sequence ATGGAAGAATTCTCATCGAAAATCGAATCACTACGAGAAACAGAATTTAGTCGACTTGTTGATCAGGTATATTTGGATCATGCAGGAAGTGCACTTCATGGAAGTTCACAAATTGAAAGTTATGCACATGCTTTGGAGAACAATTTACTTGGAAATACACACAGCAAAAGCTCATCTAGCGAACTCATGGGTGACATCATTTCCCATGTTCGAAATAAAGTTCTTGAAAGCTTCAATGTCACAGATGATGAATTTGATGTGATTTTTACATCAGGTGCAACTGAAGCACTGAAATTAGTGGGTGAATATTTTGACTGGGGACCTGgatcaacttttatatatttggaaGACAACCACACATCAGTCGTTGGAATTAGAGAGTTGGCGGCTATGAAAAATGCTTCTTCATACTGTCTTTCTCCTGTAATGAAAGATAGTAATTGCAACATATATGATTTATCGCAATATGATTGCAAGCTCGTAAAGTCTGTGCAAACTGAAGGTGATCAAGTTTGTCAAGATTCTAGCTCCTGCCTTTTCGCATTTCCAGCAATGAGCAATTTCTCTGGTGTGAAATATCCTTTAACCTGGATAAAGGATTTTCAAAATGATAACTTGTCAATGAATCTGAAATTGTCATCTAGTGATTCGCGGTGGTATGTTCTGTGTGATTGTGCAGCATTTTGTTCAACATCTCCTTTTGACCTTAAACAAAATCCCGCAGATTTCattacaatttcattttataaaatatttggatTTCCAACTGGTCTTGGTgctttattgataaaaaaatcgAGTACTAATGTTCTCTGCCATAAAAGATATTTTGGAGGTGGGTCAGTTGCAGGGTGGCTCGCTTCTGATGACTTCTTTTTACCAAAACCTGATGTACACGAAAAAATGGAAGATGGATCTAGTAATTTTTTAGGCATTCTCGCATTAAAACAtggctttgattttttttatcggCTAGGATTAGATGGAAAGTCCATTCAAATGTATACATTTACACTTTGGCAGAAACTTCATAATGATATGATTCAATTAAAACATTGGAATGAATCTCCTGTTGTGAAGATATATCGATACAGAGATTCAGGGCGAACTGATAGTAGCAAGCAAGGCCCAATTCTGGCTTTCAATGTTATGCGATCAGATGGAAGCTTTGTAGGTTTCAATCATGTGATGCAACTTGCAAATAACTGCAAAATTCATTTGAGAGGCGGATGTTGCTGTAATTTAGGTGCTTGTTCTTCTATGCTTGGTATTTCTTGTGAAGTGATGTTGAAAGCATACCAAGATGGCCATGTTTGTGGTGATAAAATTGACCTTATCAGGGGTCAACCCATTGGCATTGTTCGTATTTCCTTGGGCTATTGTTCAACACAGAAAGATATTGAAAAGTTTATAGAATTTTTGTCTGaaaatttcgttgaaaaatCAGTGGATAATCTCAGAAGTGACTTAAACAACTTAAGTCTATCAAGCAAAAATGGTACGATCATTTTGGAGAAAATTGTTGTTTACCCAATAAAGTCTTGTCAGGGAATGGAGGTCAATAGTTGGGAAATATGTGAAACAGGATTGCTATATGATCGCATGTGGATGATAGTAGATGAAAATAATGCCACTGTTACTTTAAAAAAGAATTCAAAGTTGGTTTTGATTTATCCATACATTGATGTTGAAAATTCAAACCCGATTTTAGTTCTGGAAGCAAACGGTTTTGATAGGATACAAGTTCCAATCATTTTGGAAAATCCTAGTCGCACATTACACCCAAACCCATGTTGTGAGACTAAAGTTTGTGGTGACAAAGTTGAGGGGTTCGACTGTGGTAATGATGTATCCGATTGGCTTACAAAAGTCTTGGGCAAAAGGCATCGCCTCTTACAGAAAGATTTTGCGAAACCTAGATTGACAAAATCTGCacaagaaattaaaaatggtGCTCCTCAAATATCTTTAGTAAATTGGGCTCAGTATCTCTTGCTAAATCGTTCCAGCATTGAATATTTGTACAACAAAACTGAGATTGAGACGAACAACTCTCAGGATCAATCTAAGTTAATTGACAGTTTTATGAAGAGATTCCGTGGGAATTTCATAATATCTGGAGCTGATCCATTAGCTGAGGATACATGGAATGACATAGTTGTCCACTCGGAATCGAGAGATATCAGATTCACAAATGGTGATCATTGCAATAGATGTGGTTTGATTTGTGTTGATCCTGAAAATGGAATAAAGCATGGCAACCCTTTGAAGGTCCTTGCTCAACTCAAAACTCCAGATAATACTCGAAGAAAAGCAACATTGGGTGTGTATTTTCAACATGAACTAGCACTGTCATCTAGTACTACTATTTCTACTAATTGCAAAATATCAGTGTTCAAAGCAGTATCATAG
- the LOC120340139 gene encoding organic cation/carnitine transporter 2-like isoform X1: MDYQDLLEDIGSFGKYQKRVSVLLLLSLVPNALPLLMFAYTQYPTRFYCSTRDIGNGSQDISHPMSLNQSFFQEQNTFNQCGVLHENNTVLCKAEGIYEDDNTVIAEFGLVCENGWKVPITASLYMAGLLLAQFFSNLADRFGRRPIILVFSFLQFVMVGVVGCSWNYISYAVFVFLSGFTGIIRYVCTFVLATEFLGEKRKTEIGAMCSIAYSVGYMISPIFGYLFPYWRWYLWATSCVGILYIPLIWLLPESLRWLIVSGRIEEAKILTKKIASVNGKNADVEKVFQNLSTKEEIEEKKVSLDNFDLEKEASYLHMMKNPTLRVRSCVMYLTGFISATIYFGISLNPSQLSGNRLLNIFLSGLVEIPAILSTYFLIQRYGRSRICFLFLIVGGTSCTVVPFTKENQPILANAFVLLGKFAITGAFFMMYVVIGEITPTLVRSTSLGLASASARLGGIVMPFLFFAGQAAGEQNLPMLAMGGMALLGGYLFLRFIPETRGYPMPDSVLDAVNNKRVYGIQTGMSRLHGRQKQERPTLRCMKGLPYCFF, translated from the exons ATGGATTATCAAGATCTTCTTGAGGACATTGGTTCATTTGGAAAATATCAGAAACGAGTATCCGTGTTACTGCTACTTTCACTGGTTCCAAATGCATTGCCATTATTGATGTTTGCTTATACCCAGTACCCAACGAGGTTTTATTGTTCTACCAGGGATATTGGAAATGGTTCTCAG GACATTTCACATCCTATGTCCTTGAATCAGAGCTTTTTTCAAGAACAGAACACTTTCAATCAATGCGGCGTACTTCATGAAAACAATACAGTTCTATGCAAAGCTGAAGGGATATATGAAGACGATAATACCGTCATTGCAGAG tttggtCTGGTCTGTGAAAACGGGTGGAAAGTTCCGATAACAGCTTCACTATATATGGCCGGACTTTTATtagcacaatttttttcaaacttggCAGACAG ATTCGGACGTCGTCCCATAATTCTTGTATTCTCATTCTTGCAATTTGTAATGGTCGGCGTAGTTGGTTGTTCATGGAATTACATATCCTACGCCGTCTTTGTTTTTCTTTCTGGATTTACTGGAATAATCAGATATGTTTGCACGTTTGTTTTGG CTACAGAATTTTTGGGTGAAAAACGCAAAACTGAGATCGGAGCTATGTGCAGCATTGCCTATTCAGTTGGATATATGATATCTCCAATTTTTGGATACTTGTTCCCCTACTGGCGATGGTACTTGTGGGCAACTAGCTGTGTCGGTATTTTATACATCCCATTGATATG GTTGTTGCCTGAGTCTCTACGTTGGCTGATAGTCAGTGGGAGAATCGAAGAAGCCAAAATTTTGACAAAGAAAATTGCCAGTGTTAACGGGAAAAATGCTGATGTCGAAAAagtgtttcaaaatttgtcaACAAAAGAG GAGatagaagaaaaaaaagtatCATTAGATAATTTTGACCTTGAAAAAGAAGCCAGTTATCTGCATATGATGAAGAATCCTACATTGCGTGTACGAAGTTGTGTTATGTATCTCACAGG tttCATCTCTGCAACGATTTATTTTGGAATTTCACTCAATCCTTCACAACTCAGTGGGAATCGGCTCCTCAATATTTTTCTATCTGGATTGGTGGAAATTCCCGCGATTCTGTCAACTTATTTCCTAATTCAACGTTACGGGAGATCAAGAATATGTTTTTTGTTTCTTATCGTTGGTGGGACTTCTTGCACTGTTGTACCATTTACTAAAGAAA ATCAGCCGATTTTAGCAAATGCCTTTGTTTTGCTTGGAAAATTCGCAATTACTGGCGCATTTTTTATGATGTATGTGGTGATTGGAGAGATAACACCTACTCTTGTACGAAGTACATCACTAGGTTTAGCCTCGGCCAGTGCAAGATTAGGAGGAATTGTTATGCCTTTTCTGTTCTTCGCAG GCCAGGCAGCCGGTGAACAGAATCTACCAATGTTGGCGATGGGCGGGATGGCACTACTGGGCGGATATTTATTTCTGCGTTTCATCCCAGAAACAAGAGGGTATCCTATGCCAGATTCTGTTCTAGACGCAGTCAATAATAAGCG TGTTTACGGAATACAGACAGGTATGTCAAGACTTCACGGAAGACAAAAGCAGGAAAGACCAACATTACGTTGCATGAAAGGGTTgccatattgttttttttaa
- the LOC120340139 gene encoding organic cation/carnitine transporter 2-like isoform X2 produces MDYQDLLEDIGSFGKYQKRVSVLLLLSLVPNALPLLMFAYTQYPTRFYCSTRDIGNGSQNTFNQCGVLHENNTVLCKAEGIYEDDNTVIAEFGLVCENGWKVPITASLYMAGLLLAQFFSNLADRFGRRPIILVFSFLQFVMVGVVGCSWNYISYAVFVFLSGFTGIIRYVCTFVLATEFLGEKRKTEIGAMCSIAYSVGYMISPIFGYLFPYWRWYLWATSCVGILYIPLIWLLPESLRWLIVSGRIEEAKILTKKIASVNGKNADVEKVFQNLSTKEEIEEKKVSLDNFDLEKEASYLHMMKNPTLRVRSCVMYLTGFISATIYFGISLNPSQLSGNRLLNIFLSGLVEIPAILSTYFLIQRYGRSRICFLFLIVGGTSCTVVPFTKENQPILANAFVLLGKFAITGAFFMMYVVIGEITPTLVRSTSLGLASASARLGGIVMPFLFFAGQAAGEQNLPMLAMGGMALLGGYLFLRFIPETRGYPMPDSVLDAVNNKRVYGIQTGMSRLHGRQKQERPTLRCMKGLPYCFF; encoded by the exons ATGGATTATCAAGATCTTCTTGAGGACATTGGTTCATTTGGAAAATATCAGAAACGAGTATCCGTGTTACTGCTACTTTCACTGGTTCCAAATGCATTGCCATTATTGATGTTTGCTTATACCCAGTACCCAACGAGGTTTTATTGTTCTACCAGGGATATTGGAAATGGTTCTCAG AACACTTTCAATCAATGCGGCGTACTTCATGAAAACAATACAGTTCTATGCAAAGCTGAAGGGATATATGAAGACGATAATACCGTCATTGCAGAG tttggtCTGGTCTGTGAAAACGGGTGGAAAGTTCCGATAACAGCTTCACTATATATGGCCGGACTTTTATtagcacaatttttttcaaacttggCAGACAG ATTCGGACGTCGTCCCATAATTCTTGTATTCTCATTCTTGCAATTTGTAATGGTCGGCGTAGTTGGTTGTTCATGGAATTACATATCCTACGCCGTCTTTGTTTTTCTTTCTGGATTTACTGGAATAATCAGATATGTTTGCACGTTTGTTTTGG CTACAGAATTTTTGGGTGAAAAACGCAAAACTGAGATCGGAGCTATGTGCAGCATTGCCTATTCAGTTGGATATATGATATCTCCAATTTTTGGATACTTGTTCCCCTACTGGCGATGGTACTTGTGGGCAACTAGCTGTGTCGGTATTTTATACATCCCATTGATATG GTTGTTGCCTGAGTCTCTACGTTGGCTGATAGTCAGTGGGAGAATCGAAGAAGCCAAAATTTTGACAAAGAAAATTGCCAGTGTTAACGGGAAAAATGCTGATGTCGAAAAagtgtttcaaaatttgtcaACAAAAGAG GAGatagaagaaaaaaaagtatCATTAGATAATTTTGACCTTGAAAAAGAAGCCAGTTATCTGCATATGATGAAGAATCCTACATTGCGTGTACGAAGTTGTGTTATGTATCTCACAGG tttCATCTCTGCAACGATTTATTTTGGAATTTCACTCAATCCTTCACAACTCAGTGGGAATCGGCTCCTCAATATTTTTCTATCTGGATTGGTGGAAATTCCCGCGATTCTGTCAACTTATTTCCTAATTCAACGTTACGGGAGATCAAGAATATGTTTTTTGTTTCTTATCGTTGGTGGGACTTCTTGCACTGTTGTACCATTTACTAAAGAAA ATCAGCCGATTTTAGCAAATGCCTTTGTTTTGCTTGGAAAATTCGCAATTACTGGCGCATTTTTTATGATGTATGTGGTGATTGGAGAGATAACACCTACTCTTGTACGAAGTACATCACTAGGTTTAGCCTCGGCCAGTGCAAGATTAGGAGGAATTGTTATGCCTTTTCTGTTCTTCGCAG GCCAGGCAGCCGGTGAACAGAATCTACCAATGTTGGCGATGGGCGGGATGGCACTACTGGGCGGATATTTATTTCTGCGTTTCATCCCAGAAACAAGAGGGTATCCTATGCCAGATTCTGTTCTAGACGCAGTCAATAATAAGCG TGTTTACGGAATACAGACAGGTATGTCAAGACTTCACGGAAGACAAAAGCAGGAAAGACCAACATTACGTTGCATGAAAGGGTTgccatattgttttttttaa